A section of the Salvelinus sp. IW2-2015 linkage group LG7, ASM291031v2, whole genome shotgun sequence genome encodes:
- the si:dkey-6n6.1 gene encoding extracellular matrix protein 2 isoform X2 translates to MNRLALLCLCLCAAVSLISGKPSRRAEKLRRSKPLVATDSSEPDDTNDAVFPVRNGQCSVNGMSLFDGAMWSPQPCLVCQCQMGTVSCHPVPCAGSNNQQTVAPKAKKPSPNAEDKEGIPKWKKSFQRRAGSQKKEEQPVTPVKVKKQEEAVKKLEVAVKTEVRRAEVPVAKRRDPKITKVSLPYLPYDDDDDDHDDHDHSEHDDDDDDDDDDYIIRAMGKPTMRANGHPVVAPTGRPVTMVTGRLATTTTRKPVVRAPGPGHPVVTFPRKHSIMESLPAGCLLLESLITCGSTGMAHIPILSDQGVKTLYLADNKISKIPHQALAGLPNLEWLDLSKNKLDDSSISPDLFRILTKLRRLNLDGNNLTKVPSFLPPSLVELKINDNKILGLTPSSFKGLSKLLTLELEDNHFHDGNVSPLTFRPLKKLIYLRLEDNKFRAIPSGLPTTLQTLHLSDNRIEEVHERILNKTVNLRFLDLSYNKIREDRIAPRAWIHLLKLESLDLSHNKLVHVPSFLPVGLQQLHLHHNQIERIPGYVFGHMKPGLNLLHLSHNRLSNDGIDNVSFLGLYNTLTELLLDHNQLRSIPRGLLKLKSLQLLRLNHNVIRYVPLNSLCDTRLSDDSPLISVHLEYNLIDRRLIPPTALSCIKTYHSIILRPQSHEEDYHHEDY, encoded by the exons ATGAACAGATTAGCGCTCCTATGTCTCTGCCTATGCGCAGCAGTCTCACTAATCAGTGGGAAGCccagcaggagagcagagaagctCAGGAGGTCCAAACCCCTGGTAGCAACTGACTCATCTGAACCGGATGATACTAATGATGCTGTTTTCCCCG TCCGCAACGGGCAGTGCTCGGTGAATGGGATGTCCCTGTTTGACGGGGCTATGTGGTCGCCTCAGCCCTGCCTCGTGTGCCAGTGTCAGATGGGAACTGTCAGCTGTCACCCTGTTCCCTGCGCCG GTTCAAACAACCAGCAGACAGTGGCTCCCAAAGCCAAGAAGCCCTCCCCTAATGCAGAGGACAAAGAGGGGATCCCAAAGTGGAAGAAGAGTTTCCAAAGGAGAGCAGGAAGTCAGAAGAAAGAGGAGCAGCCTGTTACTCCAGTGAAAGTG AAGAAGCAAGAAGAAGCGGTGAAGAAACTGGAAGTGGCAGTGAAGACAGAGGTTAGGAGGGCTGAGGTCCCTGTGGCCAAAAGGCGTGACCCGAAGATAACCAAAGTCAGCCTTCCATACCTTCCCTACGATGACGATGATGACGATCACGATGACCACGACCACAGCgagcatgatgatgatgatgatgacgacgatgACGATTACATCATCAGGGCCATGGGAAAACCCACCATGAGGGCCAACGGGCACCCGGTTGTGGCACCAACGGGGAGACCAGTCACCATGGTGACTGGCCGACTGGCTACGACCACCACTAGGAAACCCGTGGTGAGGGCGCCGGGGCCAGGACATCCTGTGGTCACGTTCCCCAGGAAACACAGCATCATGGAGTCTCTCCCTGCTGGCTGCCTGCTCTTGGAGTCTCTGATCACCTGTGGCAGCACTGGCATGGCCCACATCCCCATCCTCTCAGACCAGGGGGTCAAGACCCTCTATCTGGCAG ACAATAAGATCAGTAAGATCCCTCACCAGGCACTGGCTGGGCTGCCCAACCTGGAGTGGCTGGACCTGAGCAAGAACAAGCTGGACGACTCCTCCATCAGCCCTGACCTGTTCCGG ATCCTGACCAAGCTGAGGAGGCTGAATTTAGATGGCAACAATCTGACCAAAGTCCCCTCGTTTCTACCGCCATCCCTGGTGGAGCTGAAGATCAATGACAACAAGATCCTGGGCCTCACACCTAGTAGCTTTAAAG GTTTGTCCAAACTGCTGACACTGGAGCTTGAGGATAACCACTTCCACGATGGGAATGTGTCACCTTTGACCTTCCGGCCCCTGAAGAAACTCATCTATCTTCGACTGGAGGACAACAAGTTCCGGGCCATCCCCTCTGGGCTTCCTACGACCCTGCAG ACACTTCACCTGTCAGATAACAGAATAGAAGAGGTACATGAGAGGATCCTTAACAAGACCGTTAACCTCAGGTTTCTGGACCTCAGTTATAACAAGATCCGGGAGGACCGCATAGCCCCAAGGGCCTGGATACACCTGTT AAAGTTGGAGTCGTTGGATCTGTCGCACAATAAGCTGGTGCAtgttccctccttcctccctgtgGGCCTACAGCAGCTCCACCTGCACCACAACCAGATTGAGCGGATCCCTGGCTACGTGTTTGGCCACATGAAACCGGGATTGAACCTCCTTCACCTGTCCCACAACAGGCTGAGCAACGACGGCATTGATAATGTGTCATTCCTGGGTCTGTACAACACTCTGACTGAACTCCTGCTGGACCACAACCAGCTTCGCTCCATCCCCAGGGGGCTACTGAAGCTCAAGAGCCTGCAGCTTCTCCGCCTCAACCACAATGTTATCAG GTACGTTCCTCTGAACTCTCTGTGTGACACGCGCCTGAGCGACGACTCGCCCCTAATCTCCGTTCACCTGGAGTACAACTTGATTGACCGGCGCCTCATCCCACCCACTGCCCTCTCCTGCATCAAGACCTACCACAGCATCATACTACGGCCACAGAGTCACGAGGAAGATTACCACCATGAAGATTACTAg
- the LOC111966083 gene encoding biglycan-like, producing the protein MIPFSVVLLLLCATPLPIPSVALPFEQKGFLDFGKSIDVEGLMMMMNDEEEGSAVEEYYKPEQPSCPFGCQCNQKVVQCSDLGSHYVPYDVPLDTRLLDLQSNQIREIREDDFKGLSNLYALVLVNNKISRISRVHPRAFMPLRRMQKLYFSHNQLTAVPKNLPSSLVELRIHDNHIKKVAAGDFSGLGSMNCIEMGRNPIQNSGLEPGAFDGLKLTFLRISEAKLTGIPKVTCSPSXSGSP; encoded by the exons ATGATTCCCTTCTCTGTTGTCCTTCTCCTGCTGTGTGCCACCCCTCTACCCATCCCCTCTGTGGCACTGCCCTTTGAGCAGAAGGGCTTCTTGGACTTTGGGAAGAGCATCGATGTAGAggggctgatgatgatgatgaacgaTGAAGAGGAGGGCTCAGCAGTTGAGGAATACTACAAACCAGAACAGCCTTCTTGCCCATTCGGCTGTCAGTGTAACCAGAAGGTTGTGCAGTGCTCTGACTTGG GTTCACACTATGTGCCATATGACGTCCCCCTGGACACCAGGCTCTTGGACCTTCAAAGCAACCAGatcagagagataagagaggatgACTTCAAGGGTCTCAGCAACCTCTAT GCTCTGGTGTTGGTGAATAACAAGATCTCCAGG ATCTCCAGGGTGCACCCGCGGGCCTTCATGCCCCTCAGAAGGATGCAAAAGCTCTACTTCTCCCACAACCAGTTGACAGCCGTGCCCAAGAACCTGCCCTCCTCTCTGGTGGAGCTCCGTATCCATGACAACCACATCAAGAAGGTGGCGGCTGGTGATTTCTCTGGCCTGGGCAGCATGAATTGCATTG AGATGGGGAGGAATCCTATTCAGAACAGTGGTTTGGAGCCGGGAGCCTTTGATGGTCTCAAACTTACCTTCCTTCGCATTTCTGAGGCAAAACTCACAGGCATCCCTAAAG TCACTTGTTCTCCTTCACRTTCCGGATCTCCCTGA
- the si:dkey-6n6.1 gene encoding extracellular matrix protein 2 isoform X1 — MNRLALLCLCLCAAVSLISGKPSRRAEKLRRSKPLVATDSSEPDDTNDAVFPVRNGQCSVNGMSLFDGAMWSPQPCLVCQCQMGTVSCHPVPCAGSNNQQTVAPKAKKPSPNAEDKEGIPKWKKSFQRRAGSQKKEEQPVTPVKVKKKQEEAVKKLEVAVKTEVRRAEVPVAKRRDPKITKVSLPYLPYDDDDDDHDDHDHSEHDDDDDDDDDDYIIRAMGKPTMRANGHPVVAPTGRPVTMVTGRLATTTTRKPVVRAPGPGHPVVTFPRKHSIMESLPAGCLLLESLITCGSTGMAHIPILSDQGVKTLYLADNKISKIPHQALAGLPNLEWLDLSKNKLDDSSISPDLFRILTKLRRLNLDGNNLTKVPSFLPPSLVELKINDNKILGLTPSSFKGLSKLLTLELEDNHFHDGNVSPLTFRPLKKLIYLRLEDNKFRAIPSGLPTTLQTLHLSDNRIEEVHERILNKTVNLRFLDLSYNKIREDRIAPRAWIHLLKLESLDLSHNKLVHVPSFLPVGLQQLHLHHNQIERIPGYVFGHMKPGLNLLHLSHNRLSNDGIDNVSFLGLYNTLTELLLDHNQLRSIPRGLLKLKSLQLLRLNHNVIRYVPLNSLCDTRLSDDSPLISVHLEYNLIDRRLIPPTALSCIKTYHSIILRPQSHEEDYHHEDY, encoded by the exons ATGAACAGATTAGCGCTCCTATGTCTCTGCCTATGCGCAGCAGTCTCACTAATCAGTGGGAAGCccagcaggagagcagagaagctCAGGAGGTCCAAACCCCTGGTAGCAACTGACTCATCTGAACCGGATGATACTAATGATGCTGTTTTCCCCG TCCGCAACGGGCAGTGCTCGGTGAATGGGATGTCCCTGTTTGACGGGGCTATGTGGTCGCCTCAGCCCTGCCTCGTGTGCCAGTGTCAGATGGGAACTGTCAGCTGTCACCCTGTTCCCTGCGCCG GTTCAAACAACCAGCAGACAGTGGCTCCCAAAGCCAAGAAGCCCTCCCCTAATGCAGAGGACAAAGAGGGGATCCCAAAGTGGAAGAAGAGTTTCCAAAGGAGAGCAGGAAGTCAGAAGAAAGAGGAGCAGCCTGTTACTCCAGTGAAAGTG AAGAAGAAGCAAGAAGAAGCGGTGAAGAAACTGGAAGTGGCAGTGAAGACAGAGGTTAGGAGGGCTGAGGTCCCTGTGGCCAAAAGGCGTGACCCGAAGATAACCAAAGTCAGCCTTCCATACCTTCCCTACGATGACGATGATGACGATCACGATGACCACGACCACAGCgagcatgatgatgatgatgatgacgacgatgACGATTACATCATCAGGGCCATGGGAAAACCCACCATGAGGGCCAACGGGCACCCGGTTGTGGCACCAACGGGGAGACCAGTCACCATGGTGACTGGCCGACTGGCTACGACCACCACTAGGAAACCCGTGGTGAGGGCGCCGGGGCCAGGACATCCTGTGGTCACGTTCCCCAGGAAACACAGCATCATGGAGTCTCTCCCTGCTGGCTGCCTGCTCTTGGAGTCTCTGATCACCTGTGGCAGCACTGGCATGGCCCACATCCCCATCCTCTCAGACCAGGGGGTCAAGACCCTCTATCTGGCAG ACAATAAGATCAGTAAGATCCCTCACCAGGCACTGGCTGGGCTGCCCAACCTGGAGTGGCTGGACCTGAGCAAGAACAAGCTGGACGACTCCTCCATCAGCCCTGACCTGTTCCGG ATCCTGACCAAGCTGAGGAGGCTGAATTTAGATGGCAACAATCTGACCAAAGTCCCCTCGTTTCTACCGCCATCCCTGGTGGAGCTGAAGATCAATGACAACAAGATCCTGGGCCTCACACCTAGTAGCTTTAAAG GTTTGTCCAAACTGCTGACACTGGAGCTTGAGGATAACCACTTCCACGATGGGAATGTGTCACCTTTGACCTTCCGGCCCCTGAAGAAACTCATCTATCTTCGACTGGAGGACAACAAGTTCCGGGCCATCCCCTCTGGGCTTCCTACGACCCTGCAG ACACTTCACCTGTCAGATAACAGAATAGAAGAGGTACATGAGAGGATCCTTAACAAGACCGTTAACCTCAGGTTTCTGGACCTCAGTTATAACAAGATCCGGGAGGACCGCATAGCCCCAAGGGCCTGGATACACCTGTT AAAGTTGGAGTCGTTGGATCTGTCGCACAATAAGCTGGTGCAtgttccctccttcctccctgtgGGCCTACAGCAGCTCCACCTGCACCACAACCAGATTGAGCGGATCCCTGGCTACGTGTTTGGCCACATGAAACCGGGATTGAACCTCCTTCACCTGTCCCACAACAGGCTGAGCAACGACGGCATTGATAATGTGTCATTCCTGGGTCTGTACAACACTCTGACTGAACTCCTGCTGGACCACAACCAGCTTCGCTCCATCCCCAGGGGGCTACTGAAGCTCAAGAGCCTGCAGCTTCTCCGCCTCAACCACAATGTTATCAG GTACGTTCCTCTGAACTCTCTGTGTGACACGCGCCTGAGCGACGACTCGCCCCTAATCTCCGTTCACCTGGAGTACAACTTGATTGACCGGCGCCTCATCCCACCCACTGCCCTCTCCTGCATCAAGACCTACCACAGCATCATACTACGGCCACAGAGTCACGAGGAAGATTACCACCATGAAGATTACTAg